One stretch of Kogia breviceps isolate mKogBre1 chromosome 18, mKogBre1 haplotype 1, whole genome shotgun sequence DNA includes these proteins:
- the EDC4 gene encoding enhancer of mRNA-decapping protein 4 isoform X8 encodes MVRVISVSTSERTLLKGFTGSVADLAFAHLNSPQLACLDEAGNLFVWRLALVNGKIQEEILVHIRQPEGTPLNHFRRIIWCPFIPEESEDCCEEGSPTVALLHEDRAEVWDLDMLRSSHSTWPVDVSQIKQGFIVVKGHSTCLSEGALSPDGTVLATASHDGFVKFWQIYIEGQDEPRCLHEWKPHDGRPLSCLLFCDNHKKQDPEVPFWRFLITGADQNRELKMWCTVSWTCLQTIRFSPDIFSSVSVPPSLKVCLDLSAEYLILSDVQRKVLYVMELLQNQEEGRACFSSISEFLLTHPVLSFGIQVVSRCRLRHTEVLPAEEENDSLGADGTHGAGAMESAAGVLIKLFCVHTKALQDVQIRFQPQLNPDVVAPLPTHPAHEDFAFGESRPELASEGLGSATHGSQPDLRRIVELPAPADFLSLSSETKPKLMTPDAFMTPSTSLQQIAASPSSSSSSSSSSSLTAVSAMSSTSAVDPSLPRPPEELTLSPKLQLDGGLTMSSSSSLQASPRSLLPGLLPSPADKLPPKGPGQVPTAASTLSLELQEVEPLGLPQASPSRTRSPDVISSASTALSQDIPEIASEALSRGFGSSAPEGLEPDSMASAASALHLLSPRPRPGPELGPQLSLDGGPGDGDRHSTPSLLEAALTQEATAPDSQVWPTAPDITRETCSSLAESPRNGLQEKHKSLAFHRPPYHLLQQHDSQDASAEQSDHDDEVASLASAAGGFGTKVPTPRLPAKDWKTKGSPRASPKLKRKGKKDDGDLSVGSRLTEHQVAEAPEDWPALIWQQQRELAQLRHSQEELLQRLCTQLEGLQSTVTGHVERALESRHEQEQRRLERALAEGQQRGGQLQEQLTQQLSQALSSAVAGRLERSIRDEIKKTVPPCVSRSLEPVAGQLSNSVATKLTAVEGSMKENISKLLKSKNLTDAIARAAADTLQGPMQAAYREAFQSVVLPAFEKSCQAMFQQINDSFRLGTQEYLQQLESHMKSRKAREQEAREPVLAQLRGLVSTLQGATEQMAATVSSSVRAEVQHQLHVAVGSLQEAILAQVQRIVKGEVSVALKEQQAAVTSSIMQAMRSAAGTPVPATHLDCQAQQAHILQLLQQGHLNQAFQQALTAADLNLVLYVCETVDPGQVFGQPPCPLSQPVLLSLIQQLASDLGTRTDLKLSYLEEAVMHLDHSDPITRDHMGSVMAQVRQKLFQFLQAEPHNSLGKAARRLSLMLHGLMTPSLP; translated from the exons ATGGTACGGGTGATCAGTGTCAGCACTTCAGAGAGGACCCTGCTCAAAGGCTTCACAGGCAGCGTGGCTGATCTGGCCTTTGCACACCTCAATTCCCCACAGCTGGCCTGCCTGGATGAGGCAGGCAACCTGTTTGTGTGGCGCTTGGCCCTGGTTAATGGCAAAATTCA AGAGGAGATCTTGGTCCATATCCGACAGCCAGAGGGCACTCCACTGAACCACTTCCGCAGGATCATCTGGTGCCCCTTCATCCCCGAAGAGAGTGAGGACTGCTGTGAGGAGGGCAGCCCAACGGTGGCCCTGTTGCATGAGGACCGG GCTGAGGTATGGGACCTGGATATGCTCCGCTCCAGTCACAGCACCTGGCCCGTGGATGTCAGCCAGATCAAGCAGGGCTTCATCGTGGTAAAAGGCCACAGCACA TGCCTAAGTGAAGGGGCCCTCTCACCTGATGGGACTGTCCTGGCTACCGCAAGTCATGATGGCTTCGTCAAGTTCTGGCAGATTTACATTGAGGGGCAGGATGAGCCCAG GTGTTTGCACGAGTGGAAGCCTCATGATGGGAggcccctctcctgcctcctgttCTGTGACAACCACAAGAAACAGGATCCTGA GGTCCCTTTCTGGAGGTTCCTCATTACTGGTGCTGACCAGAATCGGGAGCTGAAGATGTGGTGCACGGTGTCCTGGACCTGCCTGCAGACCATTCG CTTCTCCCCAGATATCTTCAGCTCAGTGAGTGTGCCCCCCAGCCTCAAGGTTTGCCTGGACCTCTCAGCAGAATACCTGATTCTCAGCGATGTGCAACGGAAG GTCCTCTACGTGATGGAACTGCTGCAGAACCAGGAGGAGGGCCGTGCCTGCTTTAGCTCCATCTCTGAGTTCCTGCTCACCCACCCTGTGCTGAGCTTCGGTATCCAGGTTGTGAGTCGCTGCCGGCTGCGGCACACTGAGGTGCTGCCAGCCGAGGAGGAGAATGACAGCCTAGGGGCTG ATGGGACCCATGGAGCTGGTGCCATGGAGTCTGCAGCCGGTGTGCTCATCAAACTCTTTTGTGTGCACACTAA GGCATTGCAAGATGTACAGATCCGCTTCCAGCCACAGCTGAACCCTGACGTGGTGGCCCCGCTCCCCACACACCCTGCCCATGAGGACTTTG CATTTGGAGAGTCTCGACCAGAACTGGCTTCTGAGGGCCTGGGATCTGCCACTCACGGCTCCCAACCTGACCTCCGACGCATCGTGGAGCTGCCTGCACCTGCCGACTTCCTCAGTCTGAGCAGTGAGACCAAGCCCAAGCTGATGACACCTGACGCCTTCATGACACCTAGCACCTCCCTGCAGCAG ATCGCTGCATCTcctagtagcagcagcagcagcagcagcagttccTCTCTTACAGCGGTGTCTGCCATGAGCAGTACTTCGGCCGTGGACCCCTCCTTGCCCAG GCCACCTGAGGAGCTGACCTTGAGCCCCAAGCTACAGCTGGATGGTGGTTTGACAatgagcagcagcagcagcctgcaGGCAAGCCCACGTAGCCTCCTGCCTGGCCTGCTCCCAAGTCCGGCCGACAAATTGCCTCCCAAGGGGCCTGGGCAG GTGCCTACTGCTGCCTCTACACTATCCCTGGAGCTGCAGGAAGTGGAGCCCCTGGGGCTACCCCAGGCTTCCCCCAGCCGCACCCGCTCCCCCGATGTTATCTCCTCAGCTTCCACTGCCTTGTCCCAGGATATCCCTGAGATCGCATCTGAGGCACTGTCCCGTGGCTTTGGCTCTTCTGCTCCTGAGGGCCTGGAGCCAGACAGTATGGCCTCAGCTGCTTCAGCACTACACCTGCTGTCTCCACGGCCCCGGCCGGGACCCGAGCTTGGCCCCCAGCTTAGCCTGGATGGAGGCCCTGGGGATGGGGATCGGCATAGTACCCCTTCCCTCCTGGAGGCAGCCTTGACCCAGGAGGCCACGGCCCCTGACAGTCAGGTCTGGCCTACGGCACCGGACATTACTCGTGAGACCTGCAGCAGCCTGGCAGAGAG CCCCCGGAATGGCCTCCAGGAAAAGCACAAGAGCCTGGCCTTTCACCGACCACCTTATCACCTGCTGCAGCAACACGACAGTCAGGATGCCAGTGCCGAGCAAAG CGACCACGATGACGAGGTGGCCAGCCTGGCCTCTGCTGCAGGGGGCTTTGGCACCAAAGTTCCCACTCCACGTCTTCCTGCCAAGGACTGGAAGACCAAAGGATCCCCTCGGGCCTCACCCAAGCTCAAGCGAAAGGGAAAAAAGGATGACGG GGATTTGTCTGTGGGATCCCGGCTCACAGAGCACCAG GTGGCAGAGGCCCCTGAGGACTGGCCAGCACTAATTTGGCAACAGCAGAGAGAGCTGGCGCAGCTCCGGCACAGCCAAGAAGAGCTGCTACAACGTCTGTGCACCCAGCTTGAAGGCCTGCAGAGCACCGTCACGGGCCACGTAGAACGTGCCCTAGAGTCACGGCACGAGCAGGAGC AGCGGCGACTGGAGCGGGCACTGGCTGAGGGACAGCAGCGTGGTGGGCAGCTGCAGGAGCAGCTGACGCAACAGCTGTCCCAAGCGCTATCTTCAGCTGTGGCTGGGCGGCTGGAGCGCAGCATACGGGATGAGATCAAGAAGACGGTTCCTCCGT GTGTGTCTaggagtctggagcctgtggcaGGCCAACTGAGCAACTCAGTGGCCACCAAACTCACAGCCGTGGAGGGTAGCATGAAAGAGAATATCTCCAAGCTGCTGAAGTCCAAG AACTTAACAGATGCCATTGCCCGAGCAGCCGCAGACACGTTACAGGGGCCAATGCAGGCCGCCTACCGTGAAGCCTTCCAGAGCGTGGTACTGCCCGCCTTCGAGAAGAGCTGCCAGGCCATGTTCCAGCAGATCAATGATAGCTTCCGACTGGGCACGCAGGAAT ACTTGCAGCAGCTGGAGAGCCACATGAAGAGCCGAAAGGCACGAGAACAGGAGGCGCGGGAGCCCGTGCTGGCCCAGCTGCGGGGCCTGGTCAGCACACTGCAGGGGGCCACTGAGCAGATGGCGGCTACTGTGTCCAGCAGCGTTCGGGCTGAGGTGCAGCACCAGCTGCACGTGGCTGTTGGCAG CCTGCAAGAGGCAATTTTAGCACAGGTGCAGCGCATTGTTAAGGGTGAGGTGAGTGTGGCACTCAAGGAGCAGCAGGCTGCCGTCACCTCTAGCATCATGCAGGCCATGCGCTCAGCCGCTGGCACACCTGTCCCTGCCACCCACCTCGACTGCCAAGCCCAGCAAGCCCATATCCTGCAGCTGCTGCAGCAGGGCCACCTCAATCAGGCCTTCCAGCAG GCCCTGACAGCTGCTGACCTGAACCTGGTGCTGTATGTGTGTGAAACTGTGGACCCAGGCCAGGTTTTTGGGCAGCCACCTTGCCCCCTCTCCCAGCCTGTACTCCTTTCACTCATCCAGCAACTGGCCTCTGACCTTGGCACTCGAACTGACCTCAAGCTCAG CTACCTGGAAGAGGCTGTGATGCACCTGGACCACAGTGACCCCATCACTCGGGACCACATGGGCTCCGTCATGGCCCAGGTGCGCCAGAAGCTCTTTCAGTTCCTGCAGGCGGAGCCACACAACTCACTTGGCAAAGCGGCCCGGCGTCTCAGCCTCATGCTGCACGGCCTTATGACCCCCAGCCTCCCTTAG
- the EDC4 gene encoding enhancer of mRNA-decapping protein 4 isoform X7, with protein MVRVISVSTSERTLLKGFTGSVADLAFAHLNSPQLACLDEAGNLFVWRLALVNGKIQEEILVHIRQPEGTPLNHFRRIIWCPFIPEESEDCCEEGSPTVALLHEDRAEVWDLDMLRSSHSTWPVDVSQIKQGFIVVKGHSTCLSEGALSPDGTVLATASHDGFVKFWQIYIEGQDEPRCLHEWKPHDGRPLSCLLFCDNHKKQDPEVPFWRFLITGADQNRELKMWCTVSWTCLQTIRFSPDIFSSVSVPPSLKVCLDLSAEYLILSDVQRKVLYVMELLQNQEEGRACFSSISEFLLTHPVLSFGIQVVSRCRLRHTEVLPAEEENDSLGADGTHGAGAMESAAGVLIKLFCVHTKALQDVQIRFQPQLNPDVVAPLPTHPAHEDFAFGESRPELASEGLGSATHGSQPDLRRIVELPAPADFLSLSSETKPKLMTPDAFMTPSTSLQQIAASPSSSSSSSSSSSLTAVSAMSSTSAVDPSLPRPPEELTLSPKLQLDGGLTMSSSSSLQASPRSLLPGLLPSPADKLPPKGPGQVPTAASTLSLELQEVEPLGLPQASPSRTRSPDVISSASTALSQDIPEIASEALSRGFGSSAPEGLEPDSMASAASALHLLSPRPRPGPELGPQLSLDGGPGDGDRHSTPSLLEAALTQEATAPDSQVWPTAPDITRETCSSLAESPRNGLQEKHKSLAFHRPPYHLLQQHDSQDASAEQSDHDDEVASLASAAGGFGTKVPTPRLPAKDWKTKGSPRASPKLKRKGKKDDGDLSVGSRLTEHQVAEAPEDWPALIWQQQRELAQLRHSQEELLQRLCTQLEGLQSTVTGHVERALESRHEQERILVGSGTAWGGGSILGPGRDMGPAAALFLSYNAERRLERALAEGQQRGGQLQEQLTQQLSQALSSAVAGRLERSIRDEIKKTVPPCVSRSLEPVAGQLSNSVATKLTAVEGSMKENISKLLKSKNLTDAIARAAADTLQGPMQAAYREAFQSVVLPAFEKSCQAMFQQINDSFRLGTQEYLQQLESHMKSRKAREQEAREPVLAQLRGLVSTLQGATEQMAATVSSSVRAEVQHQLHVAVGSLQEAILAQVQRIVKGEVSVALKEQQAAVTSSIMQAMRSAAGTPVPATHLDCQAQQAHILQLLQQGHLNQAFQQALTAADLNLVLYVCETVDPGQVFGQPPCPLSQPVLLSLIQQLASDLGTRTDLKLSYLEEAVMHLDHSDPITRDHMGSVMAQVRQKLFQFLQAEPHNSLGKAARRLSLMLHGLMTPSLP; from the exons ATGGTACGGGTGATCAGTGTCAGCACTTCAGAGAGGACCCTGCTCAAAGGCTTCACAGGCAGCGTGGCTGATCTGGCCTTTGCACACCTCAATTCCCCACAGCTGGCCTGCCTGGATGAGGCAGGCAACCTGTTTGTGTGGCGCTTGGCCCTGGTTAATGGCAAAATTCA AGAGGAGATCTTGGTCCATATCCGACAGCCAGAGGGCACTCCACTGAACCACTTCCGCAGGATCATCTGGTGCCCCTTCATCCCCGAAGAGAGTGAGGACTGCTGTGAGGAGGGCAGCCCAACGGTGGCCCTGTTGCATGAGGACCGG GCTGAGGTATGGGACCTGGATATGCTCCGCTCCAGTCACAGCACCTGGCCCGTGGATGTCAGCCAGATCAAGCAGGGCTTCATCGTGGTAAAAGGCCACAGCACA TGCCTAAGTGAAGGGGCCCTCTCACCTGATGGGACTGTCCTGGCTACCGCAAGTCATGATGGCTTCGTCAAGTTCTGGCAGATTTACATTGAGGGGCAGGATGAGCCCAG GTGTTTGCACGAGTGGAAGCCTCATGATGGGAggcccctctcctgcctcctgttCTGTGACAACCACAAGAAACAGGATCCTGA GGTCCCTTTCTGGAGGTTCCTCATTACTGGTGCTGACCAGAATCGGGAGCTGAAGATGTGGTGCACGGTGTCCTGGACCTGCCTGCAGACCATTCG CTTCTCCCCAGATATCTTCAGCTCAGTGAGTGTGCCCCCCAGCCTCAAGGTTTGCCTGGACCTCTCAGCAGAATACCTGATTCTCAGCGATGTGCAACGGAAG GTCCTCTACGTGATGGAACTGCTGCAGAACCAGGAGGAGGGCCGTGCCTGCTTTAGCTCCATCTCTGAGTTCCTGCTCACCCACCCTGTGCTGAGCTTCGGTATCCAGGTTGTGAGTCGCTGCCGGCTGCGGCACACTGAGGTGCTGCCAGCCGAGGAGGAGAATGACAGCCTAGGGGCTG ATGGGACCCATGGAGCTGGTGCCATGGAGTCTGCAGCCGGTGTGCTCATCAAACTCTTTTGTGTGCACACTAA GGCATTGCAAGATGTACAGATCCGCTTCCAGCCACAGCTGAACCCTGACGTGGTGGCCCCGCTCCCCACACACCCTGCCCATGAGGACTTTG CATTTGGAGAGTCTCGACCAGAACTGGCTTCTGAGGGCCTGGGATCTGCCACTCACGGCTCCCAACCTGACCTCCGACGCATCGTGGAGCTGCCTGCACCTGCCGACTTCCTCAGTCTGAGCAGTGAGACCAAGCCCAAGCTGATGACACCTGACGCCTTCATGACACCTAGCACCTCCCTGCAGCAG ATCGCTGCATCTcctagtagcagcagcagcagcagcagcagttccTCTCTTACAGCGGTGTCTGCCATGAGCAGTACTTCGGCCGTGGACCCCTCCTTGCCCAG GCCACCTGAGGAGCTGACCTTGAGCCCCAAGCTACAGCTGGATGGTGGTTTGACAatgagcagcagcagcagcctgcaGGCAAGCCCACGTAGCCTCCTGCCTGGCCTGCTCCCAAGTCCGGCCGACAAATTGCCTCCCAAGGGGCCTGGGCAG GTGCCTACTGCTGCCTCTACACTATCCCTGGAGCTGCAGGAAGTGGAGCCCCTGGGGCTACCCCAGGCTTCCCCCAGCCGCACCCGCTCCCCCGATGTTATCTCCTCAGCTTCCACTGCCTTGTCCCAGGATATCCCTGAGATCGCATCTGAGGCACTGTCCCGTGGCTTTGGCTCTTCTGCTCCTGAGGGCCTGGAGCCAGACAGTATGGCCTCAGCTGCTTCAGCACTACACCTGCTGTCTCCACGGCCCCGGCCGGGACCCGAGCTTGGCCCCCAGCTTAGCCTGGATGGAGGCCCTGGGGATGGGGATCGGCATAGTACCCCTTCCCTCCTGGAGGCAGCCTTGACCCAGGAGGCCACGGCCCCTGACAGTCAGGTCTGGCCTACGGCACCGGACATTACTCGTGAGACCTGCAGCAGCCTGGCAGAGAG CCCCCGGAATGGCCTCCAGGAAAAGCACAAGAGCCTGGCCTTTCACCGACCACCTTATCACCTGCTGCAGCAACACGACAGTCAGGATGCCAGTGCCGAGCAAAG CGACCACGATGACGAGGTGGCCAGCCTGGCCTCTGCTGCAGGGGGCTTTGGCACCAAAGTTCCCACTCCACGTCTTCCTGCCAAGGACTGGAAGACCAAAGGATCCCCTCGGGCCTCACCCAAGCTCAAGCGAAAGGGAAAAAAGGATGACGG GGATTTGTCTGTGGGATCCCGGCTCACAGAGCACCAG GTGGCAGAGGCCCCTGAGGACTGGCCAGCACTAATTTGGCAACAGCAGAGAGAGCTGGCGCAGCTCCGGCACAGCCAAGAAGAGCTGCTACAACGTCTGTGCACCCAGCTTGAAGGCCTGCAGAGCACCGTCACGGGCCACGTAGAACGTGCCCTAGAGTCACGGCACGAGCAGGAGCGTATCCTTGTGGGCAGTGGCACAGCATGGGGCGGCGGCAGCATTCTTGGCCCAGGAAGGGATATGGGACCTGCTGCAGCCCTGTTCCTTAGCTACAATGCAGAGCGGCGACTGGAGCGGGCACTGGCTGAGGGACAGCAGCGTGGTGGGCAGCTGCAGGAGCAGCTGACGCAACAGCTGTCCCAAGCGCTATCTTCAGCTGTGGCTGGGCGGCTGGAGCGCAGCATACGGGATGAGATCAAGAAGACGGTTCCTCCGT GTGTGTCTaggagtctggagcctgtggcaGGCCAACTGAGCAACTCAGTGGCCACCAAACTCACAGCCGTGGAGGGTAGCATGAAAGAGAATATCTCCAAGCTGCTGAAGTCCAAG AACTTAACAGATGCCATTGCCCGAGCAGCCGCAGACACGTTACAGGGGCCAATGCAGGCCGCCTACCGTGAAGCCTTCCAGAGCGTGGTACTGCCCGCCTTCGAGAAGAGCTGCCAGGCCATGTTCCAGCAGATCAATGATAGCTTCCGACTGGGCACGCAGGAAT ACTTGCAGCAGCTGGAGAGCCACATGAAGAGCCGAAAGGCACGAGAACAGGAGGCGCGGGAGCCCGTGCTGGCCCAGCTGCGGGGCCTGGTCAGCACACTGCAGGGGGCCACTGAGCAGATGGCGGCTACTGTGTCCAGCAGCGTTCGGGCTGAGGTGCAGCACCAGCTGCACGTGGCTGTTGGCAG CCTGCAAGAGGCAATTTTAGCACAGGTGCAGCGCATTGTTAAGGGTGAGGTGAGTGTGGCACTCAAGGAGCAGCAGGCTGCCGTCACCTCTAGCATCATGCAGGCCATGCGCTCAGCCGCTGGCACACCTGTCCCTGCCACCCACCTCGACTGCCAAGCCCAGCAAGCCCATATCCTGCAGCTGCTGCAGCAGGGCCACCTCAATCAGGCCTTCCAGCAG GCCCTGACAGCTGCTGACCTGAACCTGGTGCTGTATGTGTGTGAAACTGTGGACCCAGGCCAGGTTTTTGGGCAGCCACCTTGCCCCCTCTCCCAGCCTGTACTCCTTTCACTCATCCAGCAACTGGCCTCTGACCTTGGCACTCGAACTGACCTCAAGCTCAG CTACCTGGAAGAGGCTGTGATGCACCTGGACCACAGTGACCCCATCACTCGGGACCACATGGGCTCCGTCATGGCCCAGGTGCGCCAGAAGCTCTTTCAGTTCCTGCAGGCGGAGCCACACAACTCACTTGGCAAAGCGGCCCGGCGTCTCAGCCTCATGCTGCACGGCCTTATGACCCCCAGCCTCCCTTAG